From a single Vitis vinifera cultivar Pinot Noir 40024 chromosome 18, ASM3070453v1 genomic region:
- the LOC100241943 gene encoding transcription factor bHLH143, producing the protein MEKDCGSWLPHQHPGWLSPDLNTLSAPLGLELEQQNIISAYMNPCPNLVPTSGSLTAHTFSVLPHSRPSQPNEPHGWFYCLPRFRQAFTHASNSILKEKLPAGPYGNSRVVNAPNVISECAQKRFLVFDQSGDQTTLVFSSVIGTPGQCLTSWSPKPSGAHNLSGGEEGTKRDLIYHQGPILTDESNENGGTDVQSEMHEDTEELNALLYSDDEYSYSEDDEETSTGHSPSTMTVYDRQEWLEGEAEEVASSDGSNKRRKLFNGDFNVPSLMDTASSAKPDNSLEYEDDAESSCADGNNPEPGEIQSFSGNKRSRKDRIRETVNILQSLIPGGKGKDAIVVLDEAIHYLKSLKLKAKALGLDTP; encoded by the coding sequence ATGGAAAAGGACTGTGGATCCTGGCTTCCCCATCAGCATCCTGGCTGGCTGTCACCCGATTTGAATACTTTGAGTGCTCCACTGGGGCTTGAACTGGAGCAGCAAAATATTATTTCTGCTTACATGAACCCTTGCCCCAATTTGGTTCCCACAAGTGGGTCTTTGACAGCGCACACATTTTCTGTGCTGCCTCATTCACGCCCCAGCCAACCAAATGAACCTCATGGATGGTTTTACTGTTTGCCCCGTTTCCGGCAGGCCTTCACACATGCATCCAATTCCATTCTAAAAGAGAAACTCCCTGCCGGCCCTTATGGGAACTCTAGGGTGGTCAACGCACCCAATGTTATCTCTGAGTGTGCTCAGAAGAGATTCCTTGTTTTTGATCAGTCAGGTGATCAAACAACATTGGTTTTTAGTTCTGTGATTGGTACTCCTGGCCAGTGCTTGACTTCTTGGAGCCCAAAACCTTCTGGTGCTCATAATTTGAGTGGGGGAGAGGAAGGAACAAAACGAGATCTGATTTATCACCAGGGACCAATTCTGACTGATGAATCTAATGAAAATGGTGGAACTGATGTGCAGAGTGAGATGCATGAGGATACAGAGGAGCTCAATGCCTTGCTCTATTCGGATGATGAATACAGTTACTctgaagatgatgaagaaacaAGCACTGGTCATTCACCTAGCACAATGACTGTGTATGATAGACAAGAATGGCTTGAGGGGGAAGCAGAAGAAGTCGCTAGTTCGGATGGGTCAAATAAGAGGAGAAAATTATTCAACGGAGATTTTAATGTACCATCTCTTATGGACACTGCAAGTTCTGCAAAGCCCGACAATTCCCTCGAGTATGAGGATGATGCTGAATCTAGTTGCGCCGATGGCAACAATCCAGAGCCAGGAGAAATTCAATCTTTTTCAGGCAACAAGAGGTCGAGGAAAGACAGAATACGTGAAACAGTGAACATTCTCCAGAGCTTGATTCCTGGCGGGAAGGGCAAGGATGCAATTGTGGTCCTTGATGAAGCTATCCATTACTTGAAATCATTGAAGCTCAAAGCGAAAGCTTTAGGACTTGATACTCCTTGA